A single region of the Undibacterium piscinae genome encodes:
- a CDS encoding esterase, protein MRQTKFTLAILTAVAVLAGCGGGTSSGGDQTLKAKYSSQVSFGDSLSDVGSYAVGSVAALGGGKFTINGNNVAVNSALTGKNWTELMAAQLGLPAPCAAQTGLTGDPTKGFSVPVVNHSGCYGYAQGGARVTNPAGPGNPATMTPEAIALGALTVPVVTQIKNHLAAVGGKFKGDEIVFVMAGGNDALIQLDQLKSGATAAGQTAGATVGAQTFVQTLAGLFAQGATNPATAGPAIAQAMITESARSGHTDSSVVAAAVGAAYAAGNATIINPAVYGPMVVTAQAAATTAGTAAGATAGADYVKANAPKAVMAMGQAGAELVALVKTQIIANGATRVVVNNLPDLGTTPNGLSQTPETQGLINLMVKTFNDQLNTGLATEAKVVLVDVFTISHDQATNPAPYGLTNVKDRACDLTPAKNPLESSLVCNAKNLAAGDVSRYQFADSVHPTPYGYWLMARYVSERMVVKGWM, encoded by the coding sequence ATGCGTCAAACCAAATTTACGCTGGCTATATTGACTGCGGTCGCTGTTTTAGCGGGCTGCGGTGGTGGTACTAGTTCCGGTGGCGATCAAACGCTCAAAGCCAAATACAGCTCACAAGTTTCATTTGGCGATAGCCTCTCTGACGTAGGCAGTTACGCTGTCGGTTCTGTAGCGGCGCTGGGTGGCGGTAAATTCACGATTAATGGTAATAATGTCGCGGTGAATTCTGCTTTGACCGGTAAAAACTGGACAGAGTTGATGGCAGCGCAATTGGGCTTACCGGCACCGTGTGCGGCACAAACCGGTTTGACAGGCGACCCAACTAAAGGATTTTCTGTTCCCGTGGTGAATCATTCCGGTTGCTATGGCTACGCTCAAGGTGGCGCACGCGTTACTAATCCTGCAGGTCCGGGTAATCCGGCGACTATGACGCCTGAAGCGATCGCTTTGGGTGCTTTAACTGTTCCAGTCGTTACTCAAATCAAAAATCACCTGGCGGCAGTTGGCGGAAAATTCAAAGGCGATGAAATCGTCTTCGTGATGGCTGGTGGGAATGATGCGTTGATTCAACTGGACCAATTAAAAAGTGGAGCGACAGCGGCTGGACAGACTGCTGGCGCAACTGTAGGAGCCCAGACTTTTGTTCAGACCCTGGCCGGATTATTTGCGCAGGGTGCCACCAACCCAGCTACTGCAGGTCCAGCTATTGCGCAAGCAATGATTACTGAGAGCGCTCGATCAGGGCATACCGATAGCAGCGTGGTTGCCGCTGCGGTTGGCGCCGCATATGCAGCGGGTAATGCAACAATAATAAACCCAGCCGTCTATGGGCCTATGGTTGTCACAGCGCAGGCCGCGGCAACTACGGCGGGTACTGCAGCTGGTGCCACGGCCGGTGCCGATTATGTCAAGGCAAATGCCCCTAAAGCGGTAATGGCAATGGGCCAGGCAGGCGCTGAATTGGTAGCCTTAGTGAAGACACAAATTATCGCTAATGGCGCCACTCGTGTAGTCGTCAATAACCTGCCTGACCTGGGTACCACTCCAAATGGTCTTAGCCAAACTCCTGAAACGCAGGGCCTGATTAATCTGATGGTAAAAACCTTCAATGATCAGTTGAATACCGGACTTGCCACCGAAGCTAAAGTGGTGTTGGTCGATGTTTTCACGATTAGTCATGACCAGGCAACAAACCCTGCACCATATGGCCTGACTAATGTAAAAGATAGAGCTTGTGATCTGACGCCGGCGAAAAATCCGCTTGAAAGTTCATTGGTGTGCAATGCCAAAAATCTGGCGGCTGGTGACGTGAGCCGTTATCAGTTTGCTGACTCCGTTCATCCGACACCATATGGCTATTGGTTGATGGCACGTTATGTGTCTGAGCGCATGGTTGTCAAAGGTTGGATGTAA
- a CDS encoding DUF692 domain-containing protein — protein METTISAPALRTPVTSVSGLHGNGIGLRSQHYRDFLAAPVAIDWLEVHSENYFGDGGYDLHVLQQLRRDYPISLHGVGLGLGSSQGYSLQHIKKLQRLVQRIEPALVSEHLCWGSIAGRQMNDLLPMPLTPQAFELVASRVSQLQDMLERRVLIENVSTYLRFADDQLSESEFLVQLSRQTGCGILLDVNNLYVNQCNHGEDALQALRCFSQLPPDSVAEIHLAGHLLMSELMSEFVIDNHGSQIAAPVWALYHEACRLFGPEVPTLIEWDTDIPALQVLLGEADKAEQCRNAVRSHHEQG, from the coding sequence GTGGAAACCACTATTTCTGCGCCCGCGCTACGCACACCTGTGACTTCCGTTAGTGGCCTGCATGGCAACGGAATAGGTTTGCGTAGCCAGCATTACCGCGATTTTCTGGCGGCACCGGTAGCGATAGACTGGCTAGAGGTGCATTCGGAAAATTATTTTGGCGATGGCGGTTATGACCTGCACGTCTTGCAGCAACTGCGTCGTGATTACCCAATAAGTTTACACGGGGTAGGTCTCGGTCTTGGTTCTAGCCAGGGTTACTCTTTACAACATATAAAAAAGTTGCAGCGGCTGGTGCAGCGCATAGAGCCGGCGCTGGTTTCCGAACATTTGTGCTGGGGCAGTATTGCCGGCCGCCAGATGAATGATTTGTTGCCGATGCCGTTAACGCCGCAGGCATTCGAACTGGTCGCCAGTCGCGTCTCTCAGTTGCAAGATATGCTTGAGCGTCGCGTACTGATAGAAAACGTTTCTACCTATTTGCGCTTCGCTGACGATCAATTATCTGAATCTGAGTTCCTGGTGCAATTATCCAGGCAGACCGGTTGCGGTATCTTGCTGGACGTGAATAATCTCTACGTTAATCAGTGCAATCATGGCGAAGACGCGCTGCAGGCATTGCGCTGTTTCAGCCAACTGCCGCCTGACAGCGTTGCTGAAATCCATCTGGCCGGACACTTACTGATGTCGGAATTGATGTCGGAATTTGTGATCGACAATCATGGTAGCCAGATTGCGGCACCGGTATGGGCGCTGTATCACGAGGCTTGCCGCTTGTTCGGACCGGAAGTGCCGACCCTGATAGAGTGGGATACCGATATTCCGGCCTTGCAGGTGTTGTTGGGCGAAGCTGACAAAGCCGAGCAATGTCGCAATGCAGTGAGGAGTCATCATGAGCAAGGCTAG
- a CDS encoding RNA-binding S4 domain-containing protein — protein sequence MQQVSFTLDGEYVELNQLLKLAGLCDSGGAGKMIVAKGSVKVDGKQELRKTAKIREGQVVTLGDVAIKVYAA from the coding sequence ATGCAACAAGTCTCTTTTACCCTCGACGGCGAATACGTAGAACTAAACCAACTTTTGAAACTGGCTGGTTTGTGCGATAGCGGCGGTGCCGGCAAAATGATCGTGGCCAAGGGCAGCGTAAAGGTAGATGGCAAGCAAGAGCTGCGCAAGACTGCCAAGATTCGCGAAGGTCAGGTCGTGACTTTAGGCGATGTCGCTATCAAGGTTTACGCAGCCTGA
- a CDS encoding DUF2063 domain-containing protein, which translates to MSKASAPDLPQAQALFAAAMLNVGSVAASLPLFSAEKERRESGIGLYRGNLSAIWSQSLANAYPVLQQLVGAEFFAQMARAYGQEHPSQSGDLNDFGRDLPSFLAGSGMSPAYPYFADVAALEWQVHSAYYAADATILTLAELLAQVAQSGHDVQSVRLQMHSASQLHQSGYASVAIWQAHQSNQAEPQFEALPADLGVANFGLISRREWQVTVTALDQAGFLALRALAEGCRLEAALELAMQQDPQFDIAAQLTLWFSAGAFSAYSL; encoded by the coding sequence ATGAGCAAGGCTAGCGCGCCCGATCTGCCGCAAGCGCAAGCCTTGTTTGCCGCAGCCATGCTGAATGTCGGCAGCGTTGCCGCCAGTCTGCCTTTGTTTTCTGCGGAGAAAGAGCGGCGCGAAAGCGGCATAGGCTTGTATCGTGGCAATCTCAGCGCGATCTGGAGCCAGAGTCTGGCGAATGCCTATCCTGTCTTGCAGCAGTTGGTAGGCGCTGAATTTTTTGCACAGATGGCGCGCGCTTACGGGCAGGAGCATCCTTCGCAATCCGGCGATTTAAATGACTTCGGCCGTGATTTGCCAAGTTTTCTGGCAGGTTCAGGCATGAGCCCGGCCTATCCGTATTTTGCTGACGTCGCCGCATTGGAGTGGCAAGTGCATAGCGCGTATTATGCGGCTGACGCCACTATCCTGACATTGGCAGAACTGCTGGCGCAAGTGGCGCAGAGCGGGCACGATGTCCAGAGCGTACGCCTGCAAATGCATAGCGCCAGCCAGTTACATCAATCCGGCTATGCCAGCGTGGCGATCTGGCAGGCTCATCAGAGCAATCAGGCTGAGCCTCAATTCGAGGCGTTGCCAGCCGATCTCGGTGTGGCTAATTTCGGACTCATCAGCAGAAGGGAATGGCAGGTCACCGTCACCGCGCTGGATCAGGCTGGCTTCCTCGCCTTGCGCGCATTAGCCGAAGGCTGCAGGCTAGAAGCGGCGCTCGAACTGGCGATGCAACAAGACCCGCAGTTTGATATCGCCGCTCAACTCACGCTTTGGTTTTCTGCCGGGGCGTTTTCCGCTTATTCGCTATAA
- the mobB gene encoding molybdopterin-guanine dinucleotide biosynthesis protein B encodes MATQLLGVVGWSGSGKTTLLEYLVAQLAAQGKIVNVVKHSHHDIILEPAHKDSARLRRAGAAEILLASPYRYALVHELRDAPEPSLSDLLLRLAPADLILVEGYKWEAIAKLEVHRPSIGKPAIFREDSHIVAVASDEAAPDDLPPTVTWLDLNQPAMVLEWLLSAMQKDLFAMQAKNS; translated from the coding sequence ATGGCAACTCAATTGCTGGGTGTGGTCGGCTGGTCCGGCAGCGGTAAAACGACTTTGCTGGAATATCTGGTCGCGCAACTGGCCGCGCAGGGGAAAATCGTGAATGTGGTCAAGCACAGCCATCACGACATTATTCTCGAACCCGCCCACAAGGATAGTGCGCGCTTACGTCGTGCCGGTGCCGCGGAAATCCTGCTCGCATCCCCTTACCGCTATGCCTTGGTGCATGAGTTGCGCGATGCCCCTGAACCTTCCTTATCCGACTTATTACTGCGCCTGGCGCCGGCCGATCTGATCCTGGTCGAAGGATATAAATGGGAAGCCATTGCCAAGCTGGAAGTGCATAGGCCCTCCATCGGCAAACCTGCCATTTTCCGTGAAGACAGCCATATCGTGGCGGTCGCTTCGGATGAAGCGGCGCCGGATGACTTGCCGCCGACGGTCACTTGGCTGGATTTGAATCAACCTGCGATGGTGCTGGAATGGCTGTTAAGTGCGATGCAAAAGGATTTATTTGCGATGCAAGCAAAAAACAGCTAA
- a CDS encoding bacteriohemerythrin, whose translation MTTAVWGWSDRLVSKYEPMDETHQEFVSLCAALSEAKPENFLESLDALIAHTLVHFEQENQWMREHSFPPIGCHQKEHDAVLELMQEVRRTIAAGDTELGPRLAEELPHWFEHHVDTMDNMLARFMMSVTPAVSLTDAEPQTTAQSV comes from the coding sequence ATGACAACAGCAGTGTGGGGATGGTCAGACCGTCTGGTTTCAAAGTATGAGCCTATGGATGAAACGCACCAGGAATTCGTCAGCCTCTGCGCCGCGCTGTCTGAGGCGAAACCGGAGAATTTTCTGGAGAGCCTAGATGCCTTGATCGCTCATACGCTGGTGCATTTTGAGCAGGAAAACCAGTGGATGCGTGAGCATAGTTTTCCGCCTATCGGCTGTCATCAGAAAGAGCATGATGCCGTGCTGGAGTTGATGCAGGAAGTGCGCCGTACCATCGCCGCCGGTGATACCGAACTGGGACCGCGCCTGGCGGAAGAATTGCCGCATTGGTTTGAGCATCATGTCGATACCATGGACAATATGCTGGCGCGCTTCATGATGAGCGTAACGCCAGCCGTATCCTTGACTGATGCAGAGCCGCAAACAACAGCCCAGTCAGTTTAA
- a CDS encoding DUF2282 domain-containing protein, giving the protein MSNKSLIAVALAGLLGSSVALAAEPAKTEKCFGVAKAGQNDCATKNGTHSCAGQSKKDMDSNEWKKVPAGTCEKMGGKLEAPKA; this is encoded by the coding sequence ATGAGTAATAAATCATTGATCGCGGTTGCATTGGCTGGTTTGTTGGGATCTTCGGTAGCGCTTGCCGCTGAGCCGGCTAAAACCGAGAAATGTTTTGGCGTAGCCAAGGCAGGTCAAAATGATTGCGCGACCAAAAACGGGACCCATTCTTGTGCCGGTCAAAGCAAAAAAGATATGGATAGCAACGAGTGGAAAAAGGTACCTGCCGGTACTTGCGAAAAAATGGGCGGCAAGCTCGAAGCGCCTAAGGCTTAG
- a CDS encoding putative motility protein, translating to MDVTGIANAASTLANVGTSQAVSIAVLKKAMDVSAESATALIEAIPPAPTAQNLPAHLGRNINTTA from the coding sequence ATGGACGTCACAGGTATTGCAAATGCAGCATCAACATTGGCAAATGTCGGCACCAGTCAAGCCGTGAGTATCGCGGTTCTCAAAAAGGCCATGGATGTGAGCGCCGAGAGCGCTACCGCTTTGATAGAAGCGATCCCGCCAGCGCCTACCGCGCAGAACCTGCCGGCGCATCTTGGTAGAAATATCAATACCACAGCCTGA